A single genomic interval of Zunongwangia sp. HGR-M22 harbors:
- a CDS encoding four-carbon acid sugar kinase family protein translates to MQKDKKLLMVFYGDDFTGSTDALEFMARAGAKTMLFMEPPSVELLSQYQNLDAIGVAGLTRSMIPEEMRRTLKEDFEKIALLNPRHVHYKVCSTFDSSSEIGNIGVAIKEGFKQFKNRFVPILIAAPNLGRYMAFGNLFAQMGIGSDGEIFRIDQHPSMSRHPVTPATEGDLRDQLALQCDFSSGLINLLDLELSLEQLKDKLKQISKENKIVFFDGLYERQMKILGELLEESVEYDKSLFTIGSSGVGKALGDYWQQKGKLNECKNWKALKENKAVLVLSGSASPVTADQIEYALKMGFAEVLVEPEFLEKNLEDFIIKYSDKIIQFLKKDISVIFHTSKGSNDKRLGATKEITNRLGWDASRTRKELPAKFGKILGQTALRVLSEVMLERLIIAGGDTSSYTARELGINAVEMIAPLYKGAPLCKAFAMDSPINNMEINLKGGQVGGKAYFVELQKGKIENQIKNYE, encoded by the coding sequence ATGCAAAAAGATAAGAAACTATTAATGGTTTTTTATGGTGATGATTTTACCGGTTCTACTGATGCCTTGGAATTTATGGCCAGAGCTGGAGCCAAAACAATGCTATTTATGGAGCCGCCATCAGTAGAATTATTATCACAATATCAAAATCTAGATGCTATTGGTGTTGCAGGTTTAACCCGTTCGATGATTCCCGAAGAAATGAGACGCACACTTAAGGAAGATTTTGAAAAAATAGCATTGCTCAATCCTAGACATGTTCATTATAAAGTTTGTTCTACATTCGACAGTTCATCAGAAATCGGGAATATTGGAGTTGCTATTAAGGAGGGATTTAAGCAATTCAAAAACCGTTTTGTTCCTATTCTTATCGCTGCACCTAATCTTGGAAGATATATGGCGTTCGGTAATTTATTTGCTCAAATGGGTATAGGCAGTGATGGAGAAATTTTTAGGATAGATCAACATCCTTCAATGTCCAGACATCCCGTAACTCCTGCTACAGAAGGTGATCTTCGAGATCAATTGGCTTTACAGTGTGATTTCTCATCAGGATTAATTAACCTTCTGGATCTTGAACTTTCTTTGGAGCAACTAAAAGATAAACTCAAACAGATTTCAAAAGAAAATAAAATTGTTTTTTTTGATGGACTTTATGAGCGCCAAATGAAAATTCTTGGCGAACTTCTGGAAGAATCAGTAGAGTATGATAAATCACTATTTACAATAGGCTCTTCTGGTGTAGGAAAAGCTTTAGGAGATTACTGGCAACAGAAAGGAAAATTAAATGAGTGCAAAAACTGGAAAGCTTTAAAGGAAAATAAAGCTGTTTTAGTGCTTTCAGGAAGTGCAAGTCCTGTTACAGCAGATCAAATAGAATACGCTTTAAAAATGGGTTTTGCTGAAGTTTTGGTAGAGCCAGAATTTTTAGAAAAGAATTTGGAAGATTTTATTATCAAATATTCCGATAAAATTATTCAATTTTTAAAAAAAGACATCAGCGTTATTTTTCATACTTCAAAAGGATCCAACGACAAAAGGTTGGGAGCAACAAAAGAAATTACTAATAGGCTAGGATGGGATGCATCTCGCACCAGGAAAGAGTTACCGGCGAAGTTTGGTAAAATATTAGGTCAGACTGCTCTGAGAGTTCTCTCAGAAGTAATGTTGGAAAGACTTATCATTGCTGGCGGAGATACTTCAAGTTATACTGCCAGAGAATTGGGTATTAATGCCGTTGAAATGATTGCTCCGCTTTACAAGGGCGCACCACTATGCAAAGCTTTTGCGATGGATTCTCCAATAAATAATATGGAGATTAATTTAAAAGGAGGCCAGGTAGGAGGCAAAGCATATTTCGTTGAATTACAGAAAGGAAAAATTGAAAATCAAATTAAAAATTATGAGTAA
- a CDS encoding ribulose-bisphosphate carboxylase large subunit family protein produces MDRITAHYLIETPYKLEDAAAVLAGEQSSGTFVTVPGETETLKKRFAARVEGIEELESITHPSIPGDIHNSKFKRAKVSVSWSVENFQANIPTLISTLQGNLYELRQFTGLKLDDFDLPKWYEGKFRGPAFGSEKTKNLANVKPGRPMIGTIIKPSIGMSPEETAKLVKELIEAGIDFIKDDELMASSANSPFERRVKLIMNEINRFEQKTGKKVMYAFNISGDYDTLKRNYDTIVENQGTCAMLSINSVGWTAVKAIADRGELSIHGHRNGWGMINRHPMLGINFPAYAKLWRLAGVDQLHVNGIRNKFWESDQSVIRSIKSCTSSFLGLKDLLPVVSSGQWGGQAFDTYKFTNTTNLLYMAGGGIMAHPSEPAGGVKALKQAWENAVVGKTLEETAKENKEFRESVEKFGGNAKR; encoded by the coding sequence ATGGATAGAATTACCGCACATTATCTAATAGAAACCCCTTATAAACTTGAAGATGCTGCTGCAGTACTTGCAGGAGAGCAATCCAGTGGAACTTTTGTAACTGTTCCAGGTGAAACGGAAACTTTAAAGAAAAGGTTTGCAGCTCGTGTAGAAGGCATAGAGGAATTGGAGTCTATAACACATCCCAGCATACCGGGAGATATTCATAATTCAAAATTTAAAAGAGCAAAAGTTAGTGTGTCTTGGTCGGTTGAAAATTTCCAGGCTAATATCCCCACCTTAATTTCTACACTGCAGGGAAACCTGTACGAATTACGACAATTTACTGGTCTTAAGTTAGATGATTTTGATTTGCCAAAATGGTATGAAGGAAAATTTAGGGGACCGGCCTTTGGTTCAGAAAAAACGAAAAACCTGGCTAATGTGAAGCCAGGAAGGCCTATGATTGGTACGATTATAAAGCCGAGCATAGGAATGTCTCCGGAAGAAACCGCAAAACTAGTGAAAGAATTGATAGAAGCCGGGATCGATTTTATAAAAGACGATGAGTTAATGGCTTCTTCTGCGAACTCACCCTTCGAGAGACGAGTAAAACTTATTATGAATGAAATTAATCGTTTTGAGCAAAAAACAGGGAAAAAGGTTATGTATGCCTTTAATATATCAGGTGATTATGATACACTGAAAAGAAACTATGATACAATTGTAGAAAATCAAGGTACCTGTGCAATGCTAAGTATAAACAGTGTTGGTTGGACCGCGGTTAAAGCTATCGCTGATAGAGGTGAATTATCTATTCACGGTCATCGTAACGGCTGGGGAATGATTAATCGCCACCCAATGCTAGGCATTAATTTTCCTGCCTATGCTAAACTATGGCGATTAGCTGGAGTAGATCAATTACATGTAAACGGAATTCGTAATAAGTTCTGGGAATCAGATCAATCAGTAATTAGATCTATTAAATCCTGTACATCTAGTTTTTTAGGTTTAAAAGACCTATTGCCTGTAGTTTCTTCAGGACAATGGGGAGGACAGGCTTTTGATACGTACAAATTTACAAATACCACTAATCTCCTTTATATGGCTGGCGGTGGTATTATGGCACATCCTTCGGAACCCGCAGGAGGAGTAAAAGCTTTAAAACAAGCGTGGGAGAATGCGGTTGTCGGTAAGACTTTAGAGGAGACGGCAAAAGAAAATAAAGAATTTAGGGAATCAGTAGAAAAATTTGGAGGTAATGCAAAAAGATAA
- a CDS encoding glycosyl hydrolase, translating to MIKKSFIYIALLLAVFITTTLFSQEKDEAYENSKPWVYWYWMNSAYSKKGITADLEAMKDAGIAGAYLMTIKGPTDPPLINPPILQLSEEFWEMVGFAIEEANRLDLKIAMHAADGFAVAGGPWIKPEQSMQKVVWTDTVVSGGNKLNLNLKQPETIEHYYKDIATFAIPQYSEEITSSDKSPKLTSTKIDFDASFLNDLSSEDELKLSEKGWIQYEFKEAFLCKSILIESKGVNYQAHRLRVMVSDDGTNFKDLGRLTAPRHGWQDSGIPYTHSIEPVKAKYFRFVYDPEGSEPGSEDLDAGKWKQSLKVSKIILSNQSKIGNYEGKSGLVWRVSPETTTILKGDYTKKDKIVDISEYIDKKGSLSWNAPSGKWKIIRFGHTTTGQENETGGAGKGLEVDKFNPDAIKFQFHKWFGKSAAIAGEDLVPKVLSILHIDSWEAGSQNWSTVFRNEFKNRRGYDIVPFLPLFAGIPLEDKETSEQILYDVRKTISELIVDNFFGTMKTEADQLGVKFSSENVAPTMVSDALMHFKNVDYPGGEYWLKSPTHDKPNDMLDAISGGHIYDKNIIQAEAFTELRMDWDEDPELLKPMADRNFALGINRIFYHVFVHNPWLDRKPGMTLDGVGHYFQRDQTWWKPGKAWVEYCRRVQFQLQKGTPVVDLAVFSGEELPSRSVLPDRLVPFMPNIFGKERVISEKSRLNNKGQPTAKMPKEVTYSKNVTNQKDWVNTMNGYKYDSFNPDVLLNDAKVIDGYVQFKGNIQYKALVFPGSRKMSPNRMISKKVADKILKLVKKGATIFVAEKPIRISGFSDSIDKLEWKKTIDEIWKGYKNDLNLEVGNSWKIGKGKVIQLPFYGKNFNEIGVEPDVLFSQLERDGIQKFSWSHRKTNKSEIYFLSNQDSIEKEVKVSFRIIGQKPYLYDPVTNETRPLRNWKEENKRTVVPLKFAKNASLFLLFKEKTSEEQLAKGKNWHEFENLDNLDEKWILSFEKKYYGAEKNIRIDQLFDWSDSENDSIKYYSGTSVYKKEFVFKGKTDDIWLNLGEFSDIAEVILNGKNVGVIWTFPHRINVSKALKNGNNKLEIKITNTWRNRLIGDHKLSEKKSLSWTTAPYRLNGEKLLPAGLIGPVKLETLK from the coding sequence ATGATTAAAAAAAGCTTCATTTATATTGCTTTATTATTGGCTGTTTTCATTACAACAACTTTGTTTTCACAGGAAAAAGACGAAGCCTACGAAAATTCTAAACCCTGGGTGTACTGGTATTGGATGAATAGTGCTTATTCTAAAAAGGGGATTACAGCTGATTTAGAAGCGATGAAAGATGCGGGGATTGCCGGTGCTTATTTAATGACCATCAAAGGCCCTACAGATCCGCCTTTAATAAATCCTCCTATCTTACAATTAAGCGAGGAGTTTTGGGAAATGGTTGGTTTTGCAATTGAAGAAGCAAATCGTTTAGATCTGAAAATAGCCATGCATGCAGCCGATGGTTTTGCCGTTGCAGGTGGCCCTTGGATAAAACCAGAACAATCTATGCAAAAAGTGGTTTGGACAGATACTGTTGTTAGTGGAGGGAATAAACTTAATCTCAATTTAAAACAGCCTGAAACTATTGAGCATTACTATAAAGATATCGCTACGTTTGCCATTCCACAATATTCAGAAGAAATAACATCTAGTGATAAATCGCCAAAATTAACATCTACTAAAATTGATTTTGATGCTTCTTTTCTTAATGATCTTTCAAGTGAAGATGAATTGAAGTTGAGTGAAAAAGGATGGATTCAGTATGAGTTTAAAGAAGCCTTTTTATGTAAATCGATTTTAATTGAAAGTAAAGGAGTAAACTATCAGGCACATCGTCTTCGAGTTATGGTGAGTGATGATGGAACTAATTTCAAAGATCTGGGAAGGCTTACGGCACCGCGTCATGGTTGGCAAGATTCAGGAATTCCTTATACACATAGCATAGAACCGGTAAAAGCAAAATATTTTCGATTTGTGTATGATCCTGAAGGATCTGAACCTGGTTCTGAAGATCTCGATGCCGGGAAATGGAAACAATCCCTTAAGGTGAGTAAAATTATACTTTCTAATCAATCAAAAATAGGTAATTACGAAGGTAAATCAGGTTTAGTCTGGAGAGTAAGTCCGGAAACCACCACTATTCTAAAAGGTGATTATACAAAAAAAGATAAGATTGTAGATATTTCTGAATATATAGACAAAAAAGGATCATTAAGCTGGAATGCTCCTTCTGGTAAATGGAAGATTATACGTTTTGGACATACCACTACGGGTCAGGAAAATGAAACCGGTGGAGCAGGAAAAGGGCTGGAAGTAGATAAATTTAATCCAGATGCAATAAAATTTCAATTTCATAAATGGTTTGGGAAATCAGCAGCGATAGCTGGGGAAGATTTGGTTCCAAAAGTGCTGAGTATTCTGCATATTGATAGTTGGGAGGCAGGAAGTCAAAACTGGAGTACTGTTTTTAGAAATGAATTTAAAAATCGTCGTGGGTATGACATTGTTCCATTTCTTCCGCTTTTTGCTGGAATTCCTTTAGAAGACAAGGAAACTTCAGAGCAGATTTTATACGATGTCCGTAAAACTATTTCTGAACTGATTGTGGATAATTTCTTCGGAACCATGAAAACTGAAGCAGATCAACTAGGTGTGAAATTCAGTTCTGAAAATGTAGCGCCAACTATGGTTAGTGATGCATTAATGCATTTTAAAAATGTTGATTATCCCGGAGGTGAATATTGGTTAAAAAGTCCGACCCACGATAAACCAAACGATATGTTAGATGCCATTTCAGGAGGGCATATTTACGATAAAAATATTATTCAGGCTGAAGCGTTTACCGAGTTAAGAATGGACTGGGATGAAGACCCAGAGTTATTGAAACCAATGGCAGATCGTAATTTTGCGCTTGGTATAAATCGAATCTTTTATCATGTTTTTGTACACAACCCATGGTTAGATCGTAAACCGGGAATGACTTTAGATGGCGTAGGACATTATTTTCAAAGAGATCAAACCTGGTGGAAGCCCGGTAAAGCTTGGGTAGAGTATTGTAGAAGAGTTCAGTTTCAACTTCAAAAAGGAACTCCGGTAGTAGATCTAGCCGTTTTTAGTGGAGAAGAATTACCGTCTCGATCGGTTTTACCAGATAGATTGGTTCCCTTTATGCCGAATATTTTTGGAAAAGAACGAGTTATTTCTGAAAAATCTCGTTTAAATAATAAAGGACAGCCTACGGCAAAAATGCCTAAAGAAGTTACCTATTCTAAAAATGTTACTAATCAAAAAGATTGGGTGAACACCATGAATGGCTATAAATATGATTCATTCAATCCAGATGTTTTGCTCAATGACGCAAAGGTTATTGATGGGTATGTTCAATTTAAGGGAAATATTCAGTACAAGGCGTTAGTATTTCCCGGAAGTCGAAAAATGTCGCCTAATCGTATGATTTCGAAAAAAGTAGCCGATAAAATATTAAAATTAGTCAAAAAAGGAGCTACAATTTTCGTTGCTGAAAAACCAATTCGGATTTCAGGATTTTCGGATTCAATAGATAAATTGGAATGGAAAAAAACAATCGATGAAATCTGGAAAGGCTATAAAAACGATTTGAATTTAGAAGTTGGTAACTCTTGGAAAATAGGAAAAGGAAAAGTAATTCAACTTCCATTTTACGGGAAGAATTTTAATGAAATAGGCGTTGAGCCAGATGTATTGTTTTCTCAACTAGAAAGAGATGGGATTCAGAAATTTTCGTGGTCTCACCGGAAGACAAATAAATCTGAAATTTATTTTCTAAGCAATCAGGATTCCATAGAGAAAGAGGTCAAAGTTTCTTTCCGTATAATTGGCCAAAAACCCTATTTATATGATCCTGTTACTAATGAGACACGTCCTCTTAGGAATTGGAAAGAAGAAAATAAGCGTACGGTCGTACCCCTGAAATTCGCAAAAAATGCTTCGCTATTTCTTTTATTTAAAGAAAAAACATCTGAAGAGCAATTAGCGAAAGGAAAAAACTGGCATGAGTTTGAGAATCTCGATAATTTGGATGAAAAATGGATACTATCCTTTGAAAAAAAATATTATGGAGCAGAAAAAAATATTAGAATAGATCAATTATTCGATTGGTCTGATTCAGAAAATGATAGTATCAAGTATTATTCAGGAACTTCCGTTTATAAAAAAGAGTTTGTGTTTAAAGGAAAGACTGATGATATTTGGCTTAATCTTGGGGAGTTTTCAGATATAGCTGAAGTCATTCTTAACGGAAAAAATGTAGGTGTAATTTGGACGTTTCCGCATCGTATTAATGTTTCCAAAGCGCTCAAAAATGGAAACAATAAATTGGAAATAAAAATAACCAATACTTGGCGAAATAGATTAATAGGCGATCATAAATTATCGGAAAAGAAAAGCTTAAGCTGGACTACTGCACCTTATCGATTAAATGGTGAGAAATTACTTCCGGCCGGGCTAATAGGCCCCGTAAAATTAGAAACCCTGAAATAG
- a CDS encoding glycoside hydrolase family 2 TIM barrel-domain containing protein, protein MSTFGQTVTGEKAGIPELPQIYKPNPWENPLVTSINREPARATAYSYKNIEDALIGDRNRSRLKMLNGQWHFKYAVNFQNGPSEFYRKQVKNWDTIEVPSNWELKGYDIPIYKSAVYPFRPINPPSVPKVTNGVGSYQRNFTVPVDWKDHIITLHFGGVSSAFKVWINGDFLGYGQDSFLPSEFNITPYLKEGENTLSVQVLRWSDGSYLEDQDHWRLSGIQREVFLMAEPKLHIEDFFFQGKLDKNYTDALFQLRPEVQNLTDDTIKNHRLEVQLYDPENHPVFEKALDTAVSEIINESYPRLDNVRFGFFEKQIKNPKKWSAEVPNLYTLLMILKDAEGNISEVKASKIGFRSIEFSKEDSKLLINGKETYVYGVNRHDHHPVRGKAMTRKDMEEDIKTIKRFNFNLIRTSHYPNDPYIYELCDKYGLMVMDEANLETHGIGGKLSNDPEWNHAYMERMTRMVERDKNHPSIIFWSLGNEAGTGPNHASMAGWTHDFDITRPVHYEPAQGDPRLAGYLDPLDEGYPSTGDHSHRFENPKDAPYVDMVSRFYPGVFTPKFLVDSKADTKPIIFVEYSHSMGNSTGNLKELWDEFRSLPRVIGGCIWDYKDQGLLKNDPKTEKDFYAYGGDYGEKLHDGNFNINGIVASDGRPKAAMYENKWVYQPASSKLINKNTLQVTNRNPVQNLSVYDVALILVKDGEIAKEKIVKPLDVAPGDTININPSLFVSKLEKESEYLLNIEFRLKENKAWAEKGFVVASDQFIIQSKPEIQPNFNEKLNVQVSEDSEKAIVKSEYFEAEFDKKNGALSSLIIDGEEQVFSPLLPNFVRPLTDNDRKGWKPNKVLKQWYKTEPKLVDFKVNSDKQSVTILSHYEVIKDSATLTITYEILPEALIKVDYSLNASKQLPNIPKIGMQLGIKKNHDLVNWYGKGPMENYSDRNHGFGVGKYSKKLNEFVEPYVMPQENANRTEIRWMALTTSNKNKGLLVVAQQKTLSMSAWPYTQENLDDAKHTIDLKNPGYITLNIDLKQMGVGGNDSWSPVGQPLEKYQIPSQNYEYSFFLKPFKKGTNLKDNLQKFKY, encoded by the coding sequence TTGTCAACATTTGGTCAAACGGTTACCGGAGAAAAGGCAGGGATACCAGAATTACCGCAAATTTATAAACCTAATCCCTGGGAGAATCCTTTGGTAACCAGTATCAATCGCGAACCAGCAAGAGCTACAGCTTATTCCTATAAAAATATTGAAGATGCATTAATTGGTGATCGAAACAGAAGTCGATTGAAAATGCTCAATGGCCAATGGCATTTTAAATATGCTGTAAACTTTCAAAATGGGCCATCAGAATTTTATAGAAAGCAAGTAAAAAATTGGGATACAATTGAAGTTCCTTCAAACTGGGAATTAAAGGGATACGATATCCCTATTTACAAAAGTGCAGTGTATCCTTTCCGTCCTATAAATCCACCGTCAGTACCAAAAGTTACTAATGGAGTGGGGTCTTATCAAAGAAATTTCACCGTTCCGGTAGATTGGAAAGATCATATTATTACGTTGCATTTTGGCGGTGTAAGCTCAGCCTTTAAAGTATGGATTAATGGTGACTTTTTAGGATATGGTCAAGATAGTTTTTTACCATCAGAATTTAATATTACACCTTATTTAAAAGAAGGTGAAAATACACTTTCGGTACAAGTGTTACGTTGGAGCGATGGATCCTATTTAGAAGATCAGGATCATTGGCGATTAAGTGGTATTCAACGAGAAGTATTTCTTATGGCTGAACCTAAATTGCATATAGAAGACTTTTTCTTTCAAGGAAAATTGGATAAAAATTATACTGATGCTCTATTTCAATTAAGACCAGAAGTGCAAAATCTTACCGACGATACCATTAAAAACCATCGCCTAGAAGTTCAGTTATACGATCCAGAGAATCATCCTGTTTTTGAAAAAGCTTTGGATACGGCGGTTTCAGAAATAATTAATGAAAGTTATCCCAGATTGGATAATGTAAGGTTCGGTTTTTTTGAAAAGCAAATAAAAAATCCAAAAAAATGGAGTGCTGAGGTTCCGAATCTTTACACTCTGTTAATGATTTTAAAGGATGCTGAAGGAAATATTTCTGAAGTAAAAGCATCAAAAATAGGATTTCGATCTATCGAATTTTCTAAAGAAGATAGCAAATTATTGATTAACGGAAAAGAGACCTATGTCTACGGAGTAAATCGTCATGATCATCATCCGGTTAGAGGAAAAGCAATGACTCGCAAAGATATGGAAGAGGATATTAAAACCATCAAAAGGTTTAATTTCAACTTGATACGTACCAGCCATTACCCCAACGACCCGTATATTTATGAGTTATGCGATAAATATGGTTTGATGGTAATGGATGAGGCTAATTTAGAAACTCATGGAATTGGAGGTAAATTAAGTAATGATCCCGAATGGAATCACGCCTATATGGAGCGGATGACAAGAATGGTTGAACGTGATAAGAACCATCCCAGCATTATATTCTGGAGTTTGGGTAATGAGGCTGGTACCGGCCCCAATCATGCTTCGATGGCCGGCTGGACCCACGATTTTGATATTACCAGACCTGTACATTACGAACCCGCCCAAGGTGATCCGCGCTTAGCGGGGTATCTGGATCCTCTAGATGAAGGTTATCCTTCTACCGGTGACCATTCACATCGTTTTGAGAATCCTAAAGATGCACCTTATGTAGATATGGTGAGTCGATTTTATCCCGGAGTATTTACACCAAAATTTCTGGTAGATAGCAAGGCTGATACCAAGCCAATTATTTTTGTAGAGTATTCTCATTCTATGGGAAATTCAACAGGGAATTTAAAAGAATTATGGGATGAATTTCGTTCGCTTCCAAGAGTGATAGGTGGTTGCATTTGGGATTATAAAGATCAGGGATTACTAAAAAACGATCCTAAAACAGAAAAAGATTTCTATGCTTATGGCGGTGATTATGGTGAAAAATTACATGATGGTAATTTTAATATTAATGGTATTGTTGCGTCAGATGGTCGACCAAAAGCTGCGATGTATGAAAATAAATGGGTCTACCAACCTGCGAGCAGCAAATTGATTAATAAAAATACGTTACAAGTTACCAACCGAAATCCAGTACAAAATTTATCGGTTTACGATGTTGCTTTGATCCTTGTTAAAGATGGTGAAATTGCTAAAGAAAAAATAGTCAAGCCTTTGGATGTTGCTCCTGGCGATACTATAAATATAAACCCTTCATTATTTGTATCAAAGCTTGAAAAAGAATCTGAGTATTTATTGAATATTGAGTTTCGGTTAAAAGAAAATAAAGCTTGGGCTGAAAAGGGATTTGTAGTAGCTTCAGATCAATTTATAATACAGTCTAAACCAGAAATTCAGCCGAATTTCAATGAAAAATTAAATGTTCAAGTTTCTGAAGATTCAGAAAAAGCTATCGTGAAATCGGAATATTTTGAAGCCGAATTTGATAAGAAAAATGGAGCTTTATCTTCCTTAATAATCGATGGAGAAGAACAGGTTTTCTCTCCATTACTACCAAATTTTGTACGTCCGTTAACAGATAATGATCGAAAAGGATGGAAACCAAATAAAGTATTGAAGCAATGGTACAAGACTGAACCCAAATTGGTCGATTTCAAAGTGAATTCCGATAAACAATCGGTAACTATCCTTAGTCACTACGAGGTCATTAAGGATAGCGCAACGCTAACAATAACTTACGAAATTTTGCCTGAGGCTTTAATCAAAGTAGATTATTCCCTAAATGCTTCTAAACAATTACCAAATATTCCGAAAATTGGTATGCAGCTAGGAATCAAGAAAAATCATGATTTGGTGAATTGGTATGGCAAAGGGCCCATGGAAAATTATAGTGATCGAAATCATGGCTTTGGCGTAGGTAAATATTCAAAAAAGCTTAACGAATTTGTAGAACCTTATGTGATGCCACAGGAAAACGCTAATCGTACAGAAATTCGTTGGATGGCATTAACGACTTCAAATAAAAATAAAGGCCTTTTAGTTGTTGCTCAACAAAAAACATTGAGCATGAGTGCCTGGCCATATACTCAGGAAAATTTAGATGATGCTAAGCATACTATAGATTTGAAGAATCCCGGTTATATAACCTTAAATATCGATTTAAAACAAATGGGTGTGGGAGGAAATGATAGTTGGTCTCCTGTTGGTCAACCTTTGGAAAAGTATCAAATCCCTTCGCAAAATTACGAGTATAGTTTTTTTCTGAAGCCTTTTAAAAAGGGAACAAATTTAAAAGACAATTTGCAAAAGTTTAAGTATTGA
- a CDS encoding glycosylase, with translation MKKLYISFVFLIFSICISCSNKVGKKTYKKREITNAVMEEIYNEIKTPYKYGLVMVPEDNSYKMDCPSVYKIDDIWYMTYLIYDGRGYETWMAKSENLLDWEHLGKVMSFSNDTTQWDRNQKAGYIALQDPTWGGSYEWNTYDHKYWMSYFGGDSEGYEAGTLSLGMAYSEKVPNKPVEFERLPKPILTPHDQDARWYDNSTMYKETVIRDFQGETGHEFIMYYNARGDSLNPGKGAERIAMAVSDNMKDWKRYGNKPLINHHTGISGDPYIQRINDTWVMFYFGAFWKEGAFNRFAVSNDLINWKDWEGEDLIAPSEPYDESFAHKSFVVKHDGVVYHFYCAVNKPFQRGIAVATSKDLGKSELHFVAPDEKKKN, from the coding sequence ATGAAAAAATTATATATCTCTTTTGTGTTCTTGATATTTTCAATATGCATTTCATGCTCTAATAAGGTGGGAAAGAAAACGTATAAAAAAAGGGAGATTACTAATGCAGTGATGGAAGAGATTTATAACGAGATCAAAACCCCTTATAAATACGGTTTGGTGATGGTTCCTGAAGATAATTCTTATAAAATGGATTGTCCTAGTGTGTATAAAATTGACGATATCTGGTATATGACTTACCTTATTTATGATGGTAGAGGGTATGAAACATGGATGGCTAAAAGTGAAAATTTGCTGGATTGGGAACACCTAGGCAAGGTTATGTCTTTTTCAAACGATACGACCCAATGGGATAGAAATCAAAAGGCAGGATATATCGCTTTACAAGATCCAACATGGGGTGGTAGTTATGAATGGAATACATATGATCATAAATATTGGATGAGCTATTTTGGAGGTGATAGTGAAGGTTATGAAGCCGGCACCTTATCGCTAGGCATGGCTTATTCTGAAAAAGTACCTAATAAACCAGTTGAATTTGAAAGACTGCCAAAACCTATACTTACACCACATGATCAAGATGCCAGATGGTATGATAACAGTACGATGTATAAGGAAACTGTGATAAGAGATTTTCAAGGAGAAACAGGTCACGAATTTATTATGTATTACAATGCCCGTGGAGATAGTTTAAATCCGGGAAAAGGTGCAGAAAGAATAGCCATGGCAGTTTCTGATAATATGAAAGATTGGAAGCGTTACGGTAATAAGCCATTAATCAATCACCATACAGGGATTTCAGGAGATCCATATATTCAACGGATTAATGATACCTGGGTAATGTTTTATTTTGGCGCCTTCTGGAAGGAGGGCGCGTTTAATAGATTTGCTGTTTCCAACGATTTAATTAACTGGAAAGACTGGGAAGGAGAAGATCTCATTGCGCCATCAGAGCCTTATGATGAATCTTTTGCGCATAAATCTTTTGTGGTAAAGCATGACGGGGTGGTTTATCATTTCTATTGTGCAGTAAACAAGCCATTTCAGCGTGGTATCGCTGTAGCAACTTCCAAAGATTTAGGAAAAAGTGAACTTCATTTTGTAGCCCCTGATGAGAAAAAGAAAAATTAA